The following coding sequences lie in one Myxococcus xanthus genomic window:
- a CDS encoding exodeoxyribonuclease III, which yields MKIATWNVNSVRARQERLLAWLKKAQPDVLCLQELKCVDDDFPMEAVRELGYHAAVHGQKTYNGVAILAKEEPKDVVKGLSDGVDDSHARLIAATVGGIRVVSAYAPNGQSVDSPQYQYKLEWYGRLRRYLDTRHKPDEPLVLGGDWNVAPEDIDTYDPKLWEGQTLFTLKERDALQHLGAFGLSDAFRRLHPGVQKFTWWDYRMLGFPKNLGLRIDHLYVTAPVAERLTVVDVDREERKGKQPSDHAPVWLELRD from the coding sequence ATGAAGATCGCCACCTGGAACGTGAACTCGGTGCGGGCCCGTCAGGAACGGCTGCTCGCCTGGTTGAAGAAGGCCCAGCCGGATGTCCTCTGCCTGCAGGAACTCAAGTGCGTGGACGACGACTTCCCCATGGAGGCCGTGCGCGAGTTGGGCTACCACGCCGCCGTCCACGGGCAGAAGACGTACAACGGCGTCGCCATCCTCGCGAAGGAGGAGCCGAAGGACGTCGTGAAGGGTCTGTCCGACGGCGTGGATGACTCGCATGCGCGCCTCATCGCGGCGACCGTGGGCGGCATCCGCGTGGTGAGCGCATACGCGCCCAATGGCCAGTCGGTGGACTCGCCGCAGTACCAGTACAAGCTGGAGTGGTACGGCCGGCTGCGGCGCTACCTGGACACACGGCACAAGCCCGACGAGCCCCTGGTGCTGGGCGGGGACTGGAACGTGGCGCCCGAGGACATCGACACCTATGACCCGAAGCTGTGGGAGGGCCAGACGCTCTTCACGCTGAAGGAGCGGGACGCCCTGCAGCACCTGGGCGCCTTCGGGCTCTCGGATGCCTTCCGCAGGCTGCACCCCGGCGTGCAGAAGTTCACCTGGTGGGACTACCGCATGCTCGGCTTCCCGAAGAACCTGGGCCTGCGCATCGACCACCTCTACGTGACAGCGCCCGTGGCCGAGCGGCTGACGGTCGTGGACGTGGACCGCGAGGAGCGCAAGGGCAAGCAGCCCTCGGACCACGCTCCCGTGTGGCTCGAGCTGCGCGACTGA
- a CDS encoding serine/threonine-protein kinase — MSEEKNRSAPPEGPDATLLSPHPRPAITDVTEGALFAGRYVLEELAGRGGMGAVYRARDTLVGDVVALKLLELGASPAPEWLERFRREVRLARRITHRHVARTFDLGEHSGRLYLTMEYVEGESLQTLMEREHTVPPARAARLVLALCEGLAAAHAAGVVHRDLKPANVLVDVRGRVVLTDFGIARALAGEGASRTQGLVGTPMYMAPEQLESGEVDARADLYATGLVLYQLLTGAPPFAGDSPMAVAVARLRQSPPDPRLLAAVPDALAELVLACLSREPSGRPQDAACVADALSQWLGSVGESIEPEHAHGVHLGASGHAAGRDSVASVVGTHGTSTPRSSGASQVSVRSAATHGASTPQPSGFGHDSMSSGALVSRTPLRPDEQSLAVLPLRFLGAPDQAFLGDGVTEALIDVLSRTRGLRVQSSGATERFRQERDPRVAARELGVELLVDGTLQAAGKTVRVTLRVVEGASGTQLWSGRFDDADDDPFQLQDRLGQRLAEALRGELTILAYRTTVPAEALALYRQVLSRMLAHSMTRELKDEVITPLEQLRDSAPGFPHAAAQHAVATLRAGFIRTLADEVDWDALARTSLERARQVAPELVETKLAQAILATREGRWRDAVVALRMALDTAPTFAPALQLLGNLQCEAGRADEGLPRLKLAYALEPGMAICLVEVARCSALRGDDATYQWCMGRLNSQPLLGMAVLILRMRVAAWKGDMDDVRQCRDALNEDPSHMASYVATYCSAALGEVSVEAAMATLDGMLTRQQVNSRFASMVCQLAAELMCIRGAPAEALRYLQQAADLALIDLEWMDRCPALTPLRAQPGFAEARRRVRSRVEAIWSA, encoded by the coding sequence GTGTCCGAGGAGAAAAACCGGAGTGCGCCACCCGAGGGGCCCGATGCGACGTTGCTATCGCCCCACCCGCGTCCCGCCATCACCGACGTGACGGAGGGCGCGCTGTTCGCCGGGCGCTATGTCCTCGAGGAGTTGGCCGGGCGCGGTGGAATGGGCGCGGTGTACCGGGCGCGGGACACGCTGGTGGGCGACGTGGTGGCGTTGAAGTTGCTGGAGTTGGGCGCTTCGCCCGCGCCGGAGTGGCTGGAGCGCTTCCGCCGCGAGGTCCGTCTGGCCCGGCGCATCACCCACCGTCACGTGGCGCGGACCTTCGACCTGGGCGAGCACTCGGGCCGCCTCTACCTGACCATGGAGTACGTGGAGGGAGAGAGTCTTCAAACGTTGATGGAGCGCGAGCACACGGTGCCTCCCGCGCGGGCGGCGCGGCTGGTCCTGGCGCTCTGTGAAGGCCTGGCGGCGGCGCATGCCGCGGGCGTCGTGCACCGGGACTTGAAGCCGGCCAACGTGCTGGTGGATGTCCGTGGCCGCGTGGTGCTCACCGACTTCGGCATTGCCCGGGCATTGGCGGGCGAGGGGGCTTCGCGCACGCAGGGACTGGTGGGCACGCCCATGTACATGGCGCCCGAGCAACTGGAGAGTGGCGAGGTGGATGCCCGCGCCGACCTCTACGCCACGGGCCTGGTGCTCTACCAGTTGCTCACCGGAGCGCCTCCGTTCGCCGGTGATTCGCCCATGGCTGTGGCCGTGGCCCGTCTGAGGCAGTCGCCGCCCGATCCGCGCCTGCTGGCGGCGGTGCCGGATGCGCTGGCGGAGTTGGTGCTCGCGTGCTTGTCACGTGAGCCCTCCGGCCGGCCGCAGGACGCGGCCTGTGTGGCGGATGCACTGAGTCAGTGGCTTGGTTCTGTCGGTGAGTCCATCGAGCCCGAACATGCGCATGGCGTGCACCTCGGAGCGAGTGGGCACGCAGCGGGCCGCGACAGCGTGGCCTCCGTGGTGGGAACTCACGGCACGTCCACGCCGAGGTCCAGCGGCGCTTCCCAGGTTTCGGTGCGCTCGGCTGCTACCCATGGCGCGTCCACGCCGCAGCCCAGCGGCTTCGGCCATGACTCGATGTCCTCGGGCGCGCTGGTCTCTCGGACGCCGTTGCGTCCGGATGAGCAATCGCTGGCGGTGTTGCCGCTGCGCTTCCTGGGTGCTCCGGACCAGGCGTTCCTGGGCGACGGCGTGACGGAGGCGCTCATCGACGTGCTGTCGAGGACGCGGGGCCTCCGGGTTCAGAGCAGCGGGGCCACGGAGCGTTTCCGGCAGGAGCGGGACCCTCGCGTCGCGGCGCGCGAGCTGGGCGTGGAGTTGCTGGTGGATGGGACGCTCCAGGCCGCGGGCAAGACGGTGCGCGTGACGCTCCGGGTGGTGGAGGGCGCGTCGGGCACGCAGCTGTGGAGCGGCCGTTTCGACGATGCGGATGACGACCCATTCCAGCTCCAGGACCGGCTGGGACAGCGGCTGGCGGAAGCCCTGCGCGGCGAGCTGACCATCCTGGCCTACCGCACCACGGTGCCAGCGGAGGCGCTGGCCCTCTACCGGCAGGTGCTCTCCCGGATGCTCGCGCACTCGATGACGCGGGAGTTGAAGGACGAGGTCATCACGCCGCTCGAACAACTTCGCGACTCGGCGCCTGGCTTCCCGCATGCGGCGGCGCAGCATGCGGTGGCGACGCTTCGGGCGGGCTTCATCCGCACCCTGGCGGACGAGGTCGACTGGGATGCCCTGGCGCGGACGAGCCTGGAACGGGCCCGGCAGGTGGCGCCGGAGCTCGTGGAGACGAAGCTGGCCCAGGCCATCCTGGCCACCCGCGAAGGCCGGTGGCGGGACGCGGTGGTGGCCTTGCGCATGGCGCTCGACACGGCCCCCACGTTCGCGCCCGCGCTCCAACTCCTCGGCAACCTCCAATGTGAGGCGGGGCGCGCGGACGAAGGCCTGCCGCGCTTGAAGCTGGCCTATGCACTGGAGCCGGGCATGGCCATCTGCCTGGTCGAGGTGGCGCGTTGCAGTGCTCTGCGTGGCGACGATGCGACCTACCAGTGGTGCATGGGGCGTCTGAACAGTCAGCCCCTGCTGGGCATGGCGGTCCTCATCCTCCGCATGCGGGTCGCGGCTTGGAAGGGCGACATGGACGACGTCCGCCAGTGCAGGGACGCGTTGAACGAAGACCCGAGTCACATGGCCTCCTACGTGGCCACCTACTGCTCGGCGGCGCTGGGCGAGGTGTCGGTGGAGGCCGCGATGGCCACCCTGGACGGAATGCTCACCCGGCAGCAGGTGAACTCGCGCTTCGCGTCGATGGTGTGTCAGCTCGCTGCGGAGCTGATGTGCATCCGGGGCGCGCCCGCCGAGGCGCTGCGTTATCTCCAGCAGGCGGCGGACCTGGCGCTCATCGACCTGGAGTGGATGGACCGCTGCCCGGCGCTGACGCCCCTGCGCGCGCAGCCCGGGTTCGCGGAGGCGCGGCGCAGGGTGCGCTCCCGCGTGGAAGCCATCTGGTCCGCGTGA
- a CDS encoding tetratricopeptide repeat protein: MRRNHTKPTSHTRFRLPTSVRRALVLASLVVLGLTLAWADAPLPRALRAWLATEEQSTSNADAAAPDAASPRGDAAAFPPPFEQRATRGDIGIAHVGAASGAASEGSNIAPDAELALPHRHGRRVDHLSRAHLLRDWDDLAGALTECRRAIHDAPDDVAALALAAELAGLTGRTDLAVRAHGQLGRLLPLDARPLVRQARLLVSLGRHAEAVSVGEEAVLRNPEYVEAYQVLGRAHLAQGELAKAMLRFEQAVHLHPEHGYALNNLGLTYLRAGEAQKAADVLVRAAELLPHVAYVHNNLGVAYERLGQVEEARAAYAAAMHLSPRYVQARVNADRMRRTAHAEMAGARTERGQQRPTQGEAPASR; this comes from the coding sequence ATGCGCCGCAACCACACGAAGCCCACGTCCCACACCCGATTCCGCCTGCCGACCTCCGTGCGGCGCGCGCTGGTGCTGGCAAGCCTCGTGGTGCTCGGACTGACCCTGGCGTGGGCGGATGCGCCGCTGCCCCGGGCGCTGCGCGCGTGGCTGGCCACGGAGGAGCAGTCCACGTCCAACGCGGACGCCGCGGCACCGGATGCAGCCAGCCCTCGGGGTGACGCCGCCGCGTTCCCGCCGCCTTTCGAGCAGCGCGCGACGCGTGGAGACATCGGCATCGCGCACGTCGGCGCCGCGTCCGGAGCCGCGTCGGAAGGTTCGAACATCGCTCCGGACGCCGAGCTCGCGTTGCCACACAGGCATGGTCGGCGCGTGGACCACCTGAGCCGAGCCCACCTGTTGCGCGACTGGGACGACCTCGCTGGCGCGCTCACCGAGTGCCGCCGTGCGATTCATGACGCCCCCGACGACGTGGCCGCCTTGGCGCTGGCGGCGGAGCTCGCCGGGCTCACGGGCCGGACGGACCTGGCCGTGCGTGCCCATGGCCAGCTCGGCCGCCTGCTTCCCCTGGATGCCCGCCCCTTGGTGCGTCAGGCGCGGCTGCTGGTGTCCCTGGGCCGCCACGCTGAAGCAGTGTCCGTGGGCGAAGAGGCCGTGCTGCGCAATCCCGAGTACGTGGAGGCCTATCAGGTGCTCGGGCGCGCGCACCTGGCGCAGGGTGAGCTGGCGAAAGCGATGCTGCGCTTCGAGCAGGCCGTCCACCTCCACCCCGAGCACGGCTACGCCCTCAACAACCTGGGCCTCACCTACCTGCGTGCCGGAGAGGCCCAGAAGGCCGCGGACGTGCTCGTCCGGGCGGCGGAGCTGCTCCCGCACGTGGCTTATGTGCACAACAACCTGGGCGTGGCCTACGAGCGGCTCGGACAGGTGGAGGAGGCCCGGGCGGCCTATGCCGCCGCCATGCACCTGTCACCGCGCTACGTCCAGGCCCGCGTCAACGCGGACCGGATGCGCCGCACGGCCCACGCCGAAATGGCCGGCGCCCGGACGGAGCGTGGGCAGCAGCGACCCACCCAGGGTGAGGCGCCTGCTTCCCGGTAG
- a CDS encoding penicillin-binding protein 1A, with product MTTAPQMPSSPDSSTPTPPAPLSRPGFGARLWRWTKRLLITGLVCLVLVAITVAGGYAYYSQDLPSVDALRNYQPPQVTKVTCGDGTLCAEFAHERRTLIRVEDLPPHVRNAFLAAEDADFYKHEGLDFFGITRAAIKNLIPNSRKSGASTITQQVVKNLLLSPERSFSRKAREWILTPRVEEALTKDQILSLYINQSYYGQRRYGMEEAALFYFGKHAKDLNVGEAAVLAGTVQLPHRINPVTNITRAKSRQRYVLGQMARNGFVSADVGEAEKEKPIVLAPRRGKVVGPYYTEEIRRTLIARYGEQAVMEGGLRVDIAMVPKLQLVAEQSVRDGLEAVDRRQGYRGPRGSLEKGQWERYRALIVTRIEEAGRRQKDQGYVADLSSLAKVEKEEPKTPETAGSPLDPLEEEGTEEQRPDLSPEDEAPLSADQLLAQSVRLKPMEEGLRLTGYVMQVDDKRNVARVDLVGRTAEVAFAAVSWARQKGKSAPKKISDVFTEGQLVFVRVLKAPPAPAFVEATLDQVPEVQGGLVVIRPENRHVVALVGGYDAERSSFNRATQAKRQPGSSFKPFLYAAAMGSGRYTPLSKVNDAPEAVRDPYTGKTWKPQNYDRQFHGPMTLREALTKSKNTVSVRLIEALTPATTIDFARRAGIHSPLPENLTLALGTGEVTMLEAANAYATLQASGRYAEPLMLLRVRDARGKVLEEHQPAFEETLPPAVAYLTTSLMRSVVEDGSGRAVLALERPAAGKTGTTQQSRDTWFSGYTADWVASAWVGFDNNAPLGGSETGGRAALPIWLQFMRVAHEGLPTREFEVPPGVVQVRIDPISGLLAGNSVPGRLEPFLEGTQPTAEAPPPGQVTTDQFFLDEGNRRGL from the coding sequence ATGACCACGGCTCCCCAGATGCCCTCTTCGCCCGATTCCTCCACACCCACTCCCCCCGCGCCGCTTTCGCGACCGGGGTTCGGTGCCCGGCTGTGGCGCTGGACGAAGCGGCTGCTCATCACCGGCCTCGTGTGCCTGGTGCTCGTCGCCATCACCGTGGCGGGCGGCTACGCGTACTACAGCCAGGACCTGCCCTCCGTGGACGCGCTGCGCAACTACCAGCCGCCGCAGGTGACGAAGGTGACGTGCGGTGACGGCACGCTCTGCGCCGAGTTCGCGCACGAGCGGCGCACATTGATTCGCGTGGAGGACCTGCCGCCCCACGTCCGCAACGCCTTCCTGGCCGCCGAGGACGCGGACTTCTACAAGCACGAGGGCCTGGACTTCTTCGGCATCACCCGCGCGGCCATCAAGAACCTCATCCCCAACAGCCGCAAGTCCGGCGCGTCCACCATCACCCAGCAGGTGGTGAAGAACCTGCTGCTGTCCCCTGAGCGCAGCTTCTCCCGCAAGGCGCGCGAGTGGATTCTCACGCCACGCGTGGAGGAAGCGCTCACCAAGGACCAGATTCTCTCGCTCTACATCAACCAGTCCTACTACGGGCAGCGCCGCTACGGCATGGAGGAGGCGGCGCTCTTCTACTTCGGCAAGCACGCCAAGGACTTGAACGTGGGCGAGGCCGCCGTGCTCGCGGGCACGGTGCAGCTCCCGCACCGCATCAACCCGGTGACGAACATCACGCGGGCGAAGTCGCGTCAGCGCTACGTGCTGGGCCAGATGGCGCGCAACGGCTTCGTGTCCGCGGACGTGGGGGAGGCGGAGAAGGAGAAGCCCATCGTCCTGGCTCCCCGGCGGGGCAAGGTGGTGGGGCCGTATTACACGGAGGAGATTCGCCGCACGCTCATCGCGCGCTACGGCGAGCAGGCGGTGATGGAGGGCGGGCTGCGCGTGGACATCGCCATGGTGCCCAAGCTCCAGCTCGTGGCGGAGCAGTCGGTGCGCGACGGTCTGGAGGCGGTGGACCGGCGACAAGGCTACCGCGGCCCCCGTGGCTCGCTGGAGAAGGGCCAGTGGGAGCGCTACCGGGCCCTCATCGTCACGCGCATCGAGGAGGCGGGCCGCCGGCAGAAGGACCAGGGCTACGTCGCGGACCTGTCCTCGCTGGCGAAGGTGGAGAAGGAAGAGCCGAAGACGCCCGAGACCGCGGGATCGCCCCTGGACCCGCTGGAAGAGGAAGGCACCGAGGAGCAGCGGCCGGACCTGTCGCCCGAAGACGAGGCGCCCCTCTCCGCGGACCAACTCCTGGCGCAGTCGGTGCGCCTCAAGCCCATGGAGGAAGGCCTGCGCCTCACGGGCTACGTCATGCAGGTAGACGACAAGCGCAATGTGGCGCGCGTGGACCTGGTGGGCCGCACGGCCGAGGTGGCCTTCGCGGCCGTCTCCTGGGCACGGCAGAAGGGCAAGAGCGCGCCGAAGAAGATTTCCGACGTCTTCACGGAGGGACAGCTCGTCTTCGTGCGCGTGCTCAAGGCACCGCCCGCGCCAGCCTTCGTGGAAGCGACGCTGGATCAGGTTCCCGAGGTGCAGGGCGGGCTGGTGGTCATCCGTCCGGAGAACCGGCACGTGGTGGCGCTGGTGGGCGGCTACGACGCGGAGCGCTCGTCCTTCAACCGCGCCACGCAGGCGAAGCGGCAGCCTGGCTCGTCCTTCAAGCCGTTCCTCTACGCCGCCGCCATGGGCAGTGGCCGCTACACGCCGCTGTCCAAGGTCAATGACGCGCCCGAAGCCGTCCGCGACCCGTACACGGGCAAGACGTGGAAGCCGCAGAACTACGACCGCCAGTTCCATGGGCCGATGACGCTGCGCGAGGCGCTCACCAAGTCGAAGAACACGGTGTCCGTGCGCCTCATCGAGGCGCTCACCCCGGCCACCACCATCGACTTCGCGCGCCGGGCTGGCATCCACTCCCCGCTGCCGGAGAACCTCACGCTGGCCCTGGGCACCGGTGAAGTGACGATGCTGGAGGCCGCCAACGCCTACGCCACGCTCCAGGCCAGTGGCCGCTATGCGGAGCCCTTGATGCTGCTGCGCGTGCGCGACGCGCGCGGCAAGGTGCTGGAGGAGCATCAGCCGGCCTTCGAGGAGACGCTGCCGCCCGCGGTGGCCTACCTCACCACGTCGCTGATGCGCAGCGTGGTGGAGGACGGCTCGGGCCGGGCCGTGCTCGCGCTGGAGCGCCCCGCCGCTGGCAAGACGGGCACCACGCAGCAGTCCCGCGACACGTGGTTCTCCGGCTACACGGCGGACTGGGTGGCCAGCGCGTGGGTGGGCTTCGACAACAACGCGCCGCTGGGCGGCAGTGAGACGGGTGGCCGCGCCGCGCTGCCCATCTGGCTCCAGTTCATGCGCGTGGCCCACGAAGGGCTGCCCACGCGGGAGTTCGAGGTGCCCCCCGGTGTCGTGCAAGTGCGCATCGACCCCATCAGCGGACTGCTGGCGGGCAACTCCGTCCCGGGCCGGCTGGAGCCCTTTCTCGAAGGCACGCAGCCCACCGCGGAGGCGCCGCCGCCGGGGCA